Proteins encoded by one window of Microplitis mediator isolate UGA2020A chromosome 1, iyMicMedi2.1, whole genome shotgun sequence:
- the LOC130669705 gene encoding dmX-like protein 2 isoform X1 — MNRHQILSGACNAGDRCYAVGSVEGISFTAYAAGCNIVILASNFERVQIIPGAIHNYIRISCLDCSTDTGKIAAAYENQICIFEPTPLIHSTCSHQLEYRWVQTGTLLTDSNITSLSWNLEGTRLLTGGELLQLWHQNIQPFQEEQTKAKTQTEETTTKEAEQNVTGNSSQDPDGVTFSIGGEAESPGPGDSAAANDPGSWSCVWKCRTATPVHLMSFSPDGTLFATTGRDDKLVKIWFENKNLFPMRSMDQLSYCQSLLHDSYSFVYIAHPRAVTHLSWRKTSKYMPKGSVSNMLVTSCRDNICRVWAETIPPEIEGLANMSQFEGSDRHGHHGKHRHHSMHKHRFMQRLKHMKTCFHIRRHAKQQQHQAGHSAPTLPTLPSTYSVHDFHNNYQGFGHYPGMHFHLAASINAETDIPLVPSLITGDPDREPNFILHWLNNKEMYFTMQAEGILQELTRKVVEKEEGLRNHEADHAEHDSEDEHTPSNILSCYGLAHSLEKGPRHQSNKSGVGGRTTSQDEHSSDEHHTAHTGSSHHSLPYSGHSHQSLSNTTSINSIATDATSTINHTPDSLDTKIETLLRDWHHNPDLLFSIHPIDGSFLIWHIEWLDEYHPGSFRQAQISFSTRIPNAFPLGDASTMSHNVSMYSHNTGGPLLSIREVAKSVSKPTDHPEVATPLPSLIEQDEDQSTLTSKAGQELLQNVQTFATSKDNNATNAGEDANAEATKQGQDAVNDMLKHPSPMVSMVSKHSNGTLNLWQLTFGDKTKFSQVLSIGHACRASGHRFRVNDITCHPVLPLLVTTSHHNIPEFNPPNPDNADSETIGNHNNQSHSNDLLSVTGFCSELILWRVDPVGPLSKSGGVSELARINSLEISAFSNVAWIPTLLPSTTLGNLSNSASACFVASDGQCLRVYQAVIDARTLLAEVSISERKSRMMDSMASLSTDISSDDGVRHSIHDRIKIVSQQSTARPGCIIQLDAISDATHDWQNTQFLHVFQEQLITGERNDEKQPGVDPSANDLGLMESTLDAMVDLQQSAIFEEPFYIVVLERTTKGSTVHMWRLVIASQPETNGLTGSMMYVPDSHLVQDEDEEGTPGRHSEGRRSRRQSQTTGGRSRRSSQADYDSSFAHHHHHHNSHVLITTTKVCTQELPLPDGVEVVHASPAAGHLSSSSIYPACFAPYIIVTACNDSTVRFWKCKVTKNQDDQLSYEWCEWEMFRKDQESAIDISGTPLNVSAAYSGRIACAYKYGKSFTRPTKADPDSRYVNLCVAIYECESTGGSEWILEDTIHLKNIHLPRIQVDQHLDLSYLYDSRFLQKKQRLNQVLQTLSHEDIRSPRNGDNSEAKTTAGLLAVPSFSTLQSLRKSIIENGNTCPLTQKHLVQLDWVSKEDGSHILTVGVGSKIMLFTPVCSDLAQANMKAMKESKNNNRPILRKTSSLAQPQFVDEIRWMKLRKIRLTTADGLPPLPMQISWVRDGILVVGMDSEMHVYSQWKPNPKNECLHSALQHQESDEFQASRNLRDEDLRTLAQETSQRRLANVSSIPHLSRVSSINLTMLDIKRKRGLQNDTVTFDYMPDYGLFEASRIACPVLPQYHPKQLMELLHCGKIRWVKAILAHLVKCIATTCGAKQDDENYSKQRSGWTRTRTMSVNYTGTSSPLEQRGSTTQIPEEFLLDYAEIVFITPLPLWRLLKADKESSATQTQDEDKQDYNELFDGHIDEEESLDAMLEESYDSSRQMDRRSSIPEKQSGAHFGPREGRQLSQMLTHSHLPGLSSLDQMHLLALADTVSTCDVDFAERFAIDAAKTAIAKENLTGIPDSESVSTNSLDDCGLRFLLAMKHYNYLIRCLPLSQRAQFQKQGVSTNNLVWAFHSETEEELLGLIPSYAKGQPKWSVLKELGVGWWIRSNAVLKTCIEKIAKAAFQQNQDPLDAAIYYLAMKKKNLVWGLFRNKRDERMTSFFANNFTEDRWRKAALKNAYALLGRQRFDHAAAFFLLAGSLRDAIEVCLNKLNDIQLAMVISRLYEDDITSTEFKRLLYEEILGCEEKKTVTDLNRVHPDPFLRSMALWMLKDYSGSLNTLLLTNVGTLHSQYNDESEKPEGATANPNVFNFYVYLRTHPLLIRQYIASTAQDKKKASVMLSGFSYGTESNKSQPDKQLTLEDSITPLERQLYFTTAHAHFKAGCPALALEVLSKLPNKVMETNGEDTPSLLNSPNKSRAQNSLIDTGMMSWDAPQQVDKPAESSSGMDWGSSAVDWSQPIIKEPDELELKWDDDEPAEDAESPPLSMDVEKKTEDSKQQNKRADSPKPVGQLDIMAQQLKFVACLKILMEELSTLATGFEVDGGQLRYQLYIWLEREVDALRQLCNYSVNTDGDVSNINEYDGTMGEDVGPYKPGEQLTLHEILLSEKFDFEAKVQRAARRKKWLKANETLLRTMLSYCSLHGASGGGLASVRMELVLLLQELQQEKTQQQLLSPLPFPTTLPLLSASVACNKTVVADPVRHLQSLAYDMLQTLVELRSPPTLSNNGCYYEIFTLRDLTVALSSCIYQSLCDSDTTKNQQPEIFPAIAEVESFSGGHLVASNKITRRYSLDETVTITTPPSKWPGVTNLRALLAREKDEDTPKLNILLCESFVSTYMSLFVYALASCDSHLLFRLVGHHFDNNTWSCLFGGGVKKLVRIASTNRNDSASIVVERTDSISGDIQAAAGGVWNTMTSLTKQRVKLNMKLLGQFTGQTPNIKEDKPTYREQFVSPQMSMVSYFLMKPRIESEYADEIDYDSSDSAVSDLGSSEEEEDVFDTNAKPKSKPKDNTEHLNSNGYSWCVMRLAIVKILKQQLQDFLNVAGIELQELPVSSPLIHAVLGVVAQWEESLREELDAKGPPPANYILGCTPDPNPSPSKPAIHKYRALLEKENTPFNTRLASAAPVNRLWCYLVRQESVQDIFIRAVFGKHRSLSAMMENAQSAVDSATRNGSEDKGSDSGTTSLPEPVRIIHKEQDSISAFCLNQVNPGLMALATPREVQEMDISLLLELPSWLEDECEFDIINLNKSVEPEPVQPTSFLVIQTAADRPLLAQNPLPNTPQPQSGIASQSGRGASVMKGMPAFPGSHDLRFCQFVADRSKHLLKPILKHKIDGIRRVSAHPLLPLYLTGSQDGSVSLWEWGHQTAVSTPRPAGTFAKVTRVHFSQHGNKFGVADSDGHLSLFQVACREGTARPFFNYQCHSKVTADFVFLGACSLVATAGHGSEGRNVALWDTLLPQNKSLVQGFTCHDQGASSVILAPQHQLLISGGKKGDINIFDVRQRQQRHRFQAHESAIKCLALDPQEEFFVSGAGDGDIKVWALTVHSLLYSFPGEHPRSSFFKNIGQGVTQLHVDSAGRLFSCGADGSMKVRQLPERDCVVHTFY; from the exons atgaatcgCCATCAGATATTGAGTGGAGCCTGCAATGCAGGCGACCGCTGTTATGCTGTCGGCTCTGTTGAAGGAATATCATTTACT GCATATGCGGCAGGCTGTAATATTGTCATACTTGCTAGTAATTTCGAAAGAGTTCAAATAATACCAGGAGCTATTCATAATTACATTAGAATAAGTTGTCTTGATTGTAGTACAGACACTGGAAAAATAGCAGCTGCTTATGAAAATCAAATTTGTATATTTGAACCGACTCCACTTATTCACAGCACTTGCTCACAt caACTGGAGTACAGATGGGTTCAAACAGGAACTTTATTAACGGATTCAAACATCACATCGTTGTCATGGAATTTAGAAGGAACTCGTTTATTAACTGGTGGGGAGCTTCTGCAGTTGTGGCATCAAAATATTCAACCATTTCAAGAAGAAcaaa CAAAAGCAAAAACACAAACGGAAGAAACAACAACAAAAGAAGCCGAACAAAATGTTACGGGAAATTCATCACAAGATC ccGACGGAGTGACATTTTCTATTGGCGGGGAAGCAGAAAGTCCTGGTCCAGGTGATTCAGCAGCTGCTAATGATCCAGGATCATGGAGCTGCGTTTGGAAATGCCGGACAGCGACTCCAGTTCATCTGATGAGCTTCAGTCCTGATGGTACTTTGTTTGCTACCACAGGACGTGATGAcaaattagttaaaatatggtttgaaaataaaaatc tttTTCCAATGCGAAGTATGGATCAATTGAGTTACTGTCAGTCGTTGTTACACGACAGCTATAGCTTTGTTTACATAGCCCATCCACGCGCGGTGACACACTTATCGTGGCGGAAGACTAGTAAATATATGCCGAA ggGCTCTGTATCAAATATGCTGGTGACATCATGCCGTGACAACATATGTCGCGTTTGGGCTGAAACAATACCACCCGAGATCGAAGGGCTGGCTAATATGAGCCAATTCGAAGGCTCCGATAGACATGGACACCATGGTAAACATCGTCATCACAGTATGCACAAGCATCGGTTTATGCAACGCCTTAAACACATgaa GACATGTTTCCATATAAGACGTCATGCTAAACAGCAGCAGCATCAAGCTGGTCATTCCGCGCCAACTCTACCTACCTTACCTTCGACCTACTCCGTTCATGATTTCCACAATAATTATCAAGGTTTTGGTCACTATCCTGGAATGCACTTTCATTTAGCTGCCAGCATCAACGCTGAAACTG atATCCCACTGGTACCAAGTCTCATTACCGGAGATCCAGACAGAGAAccaaattttatattacactggttaaataataaagaaatgtACTTTACTATGCAAGCGGAAGGTATTCTTCAG GAACTTACGCGAAAAGTAGTAGAAAAAGAAGAAGGCCTACGTAACCACGAAGCAGATCATGCCGAGCATGATTCCGAGGACGAACATACACCAA GCAACATCTTATCGTGTTACGGTTTGGCGCATTCTTTAGAGAAAGGTCCGAGGCACCAGTCAAATAAGTCAGGAGTCGGCGGTAGGACGACAAGTCAAGATGAGCATAGCAGTGATGAGCATCACACAGCACATACTGGATCTTCACATCACAGTTTACCGTACAGTGGACACTCTCACCAAAGTCTgag caaTACTACCTCGATAAATTCAATAGCTACAGACGCAACGTCAACAATAAATCATACACCGGACTCACTGGACACTAAAATAGAAACTTTGCTACGTGACTGGCATCACAATCCTGATCTTTTATTCTCAATTCATCCAATTGACGGGAGTTTTTTGATATGGCACATCGAGTGGCTCGATGAATATCACCCAGGTTCATTCAGACAAGCTCAGATATCGTTTTCTACGCGCATACCCAACGCATTTCCTCTAGGTGATGCCTCGACAATGAGCCACAATGTATCTATGTATTCACACAACACGGGTGGGCCTCTTCTGAGTATACGAGAAGTAGCGAAGTCAGTGTCAAAACCAACTGATCATCCTGAGGTTGCTACCCCACTACCTAGTCTTATTGAACAGGATGAAGATCAGTCAACGTTGACTTCAAAAGCTGGACAAGAATTGTTGCAAAATGTCCAAACATTTGCTACTTCCAAAGACAATAATGCGACGAATGCTGGAGAAGATGCTAATGCGGAAGCTACCAAACAGGGTCAAGATGCTGTTAATGATATGCTGAAACATCCGAGCCCGATGGTTTCAATGGTTTCGAAACACTCTAATGGAACTTTGAATCTTTGGCAACTGACTTTTGGGGACAAAACTAAATTTTCCCAAGTATTGAGTATCGGACATGCTTGTCGGGCTTCAGGTCATCGGTTTCGTGTCAATGATATTACTTGTCATCCAGTTTTACCTCTATTGGTAACAACATCTCATCACAATATTCCCGAATTCAATCCTCCGAACCCGGACAATGCAGACAGTGAGACCATTGGAAATCATAATAATCAATCTCAcagtaatgatttattatcaGTAACTGGTTTTTGCAGTGAATTAATTCTTTGGCGCGTCGATCCAGTCGGTCCATTATCTAAAAGTGGCGGAGTATCTGAACTAGCGCGTATTAATTCACTTGAAATTTCAGCATTCAGCAACGTCGCGTGGATTCCCACATTATTGCCGAGTACAACCTTAGGAAATCTTTCAAATTCCGCGAGTGCCTGTTTCGTCGCCAGTGACGGTCAATGTTTACGGGTTTACCAGGCAGTTATCGATGCCCGGACACTGCTAGCGGAAGTGTCAATTAGCGAGAGAAAAAGCCGTATGATGGATTCCATGGCAAGTTTGTCAACAGACATATCATCAGATGACGGAGTCCGGCATTCTATTCacgacagaataaaaatagtttcGCAGCAGTCGACTGCACGGCCAGGTTGCATAATTCAACTTGACGCCATCTCCGACGCAACGCATGACTGGCAAAATACCCAATTCCTTCATGTATTTCAAGAGCAACTCATCACCGGGGAACGTAACGACGAAAAACAACCTGGAGTTGACCCATCAGCCAATGATCTAGGTTTGATGGAGTCGACTCTTGATGCGATGGTTGATCTCCAGCAGTCAGCGATCTTCGAAGAACCTTTTTACATCGTCGTGCTCGAGAGAACTACCAAAGGATCTACTGTACACATGTGGCGACTAGTTATTGCTTCCCAGCCAGAAACAAATGGACTCACTGGCTCAATGATGTACGTACCAGATTCTCACTTAGTCCAAGATGAGGACGAAGAAGGGACTCCAGGTCGGCATTCTGAAGGCAGACGATCACGCAGACAAAGTCAGACAACTGGTGGCAGAAGTAGGAGATCAAGTCAAGCTGATTATGATTCTTCATTcgctcatcatcatcatcatcacaaTAGCCATGTGCTcataacaacaacaaaagtATGTACCCAAGAATTACCACTTCCCGATGGTGTTGAAGTCGTTCACGCATCGCCAGCCGCCGGACATCTCAGCAGCTCATCAATTTATCCGGCTTGTTTTGCCCCTTATATTATTGTTACCGCGTGCAATGACAGCACTGTACGTTTTTGGAAGTGCAAAGTAACTAAAAATCAAGATGATCAACTGTCATACGAGTGGTGCGAATGGGAAATGTTTAGAAAGGATCAAGAATCAGCAATTGACATATCGGGAACACCATTAAATGTCAGTGCTGCTTATAGCGGGCGTATTGCCTGTGCTTACAAATACGGCAAATCATTTACACGTCCAACAAAAGCTGATCCAGACTCGCGTTACGTTAATTTATGTGTTGCTATTTATGAATGTGAAAGTACTGGTGGCAGTGAATGGATACTAGAGGATACTATTCatcttaaaaatattcatttaccTCGTATACAAGTTGACCAGCATTTAGACTTGAGTTATTTATATGACAGTAGATTTTTACAAAAGAAACAACGTTTAAATCAAGTCTTACAAACACTCAGCCATGAAGATATAAGATCACCAAGAAATGGTGACAATAGTGAAGCTAAAACTACTGCTGGACTATTGGCAGTGCCGTCATTTAGTACACTGCAGTCATTACGTAAATCAATTATTGAAAATGGTAACACTTGTCCGTTAACTCAAAAACATTTAGTTCAACTTGACTGGGTATCAAAAGAAGACGGttctcatattttaacagtAGGCGTTGGTTCTAAAATAATGTTATTTACGCCAGTGTGTTCGGATCTCGCTCAAGCAAACATGAAAGCAATGAAagaatcgaaaaataataatcgtccAATATTAAGAAAAACTTCGTCACTTGCGCAGCCTCAATTTGTCGATGAAATTCGCTGGATGAAGCTGAGAAAAATTCGGCTAACAACAGCCGATGGATTACCGCCACTGCCAATGCAAATATCTTGGGTACGTGATGGTATTTTGGTTGTAGGAATGGACTCCGAAATGCATGTTTACTCGCAATGGAAACCAAACCCGAAAAATGAGTGTCTTCACTCAGCTCTGCAGCACCAAGAGTCTGATGAATTTCAGGCATCGCGGAATTTACGCGACGAGGACTTGAGAACTTTAGCACAAGAGACGTCGCAAAGAAGACTGGCCAATGTATCATCAATACCTCATTTGTCTCGTGTGAGTAGTATTAATTTGACGATGCTGGACATTAAACGTAAACGCGGACTACAAAACGACACTGTGACATTTGATTACATGCCGGACTACGGATTATTTGAAGCTTCGCGTATCGCTTGTCCAGTTTTACCTCAGTATCACCCGAAACAGCTCATGGAACTTTTACACTGTGGAAAAATACGTTGGGTAAAAGCTATACTCGCGCATCTAGTTAAGTGTATCGCTACTACTTGCGGTGCTAAACAAGACGacgaaaattattcaaaacaacGGAGCGGATGGACACGCACACGTACTATGTCTGTTAATTACACGGGAACAAGTTCACCTCTTGAGCAGCGGGGATCGACGACACAAATTCCTGAAGAGTTTTTGCTCGATTACGCGGAGATTGTTTTCATAACACCGCTGCCACTTTGGCGTTTGCTGAAAGCTGATAAAGAGTCATCTGCTACGCAGACGCAAGACGAAGATAAGCAGGATTACAATGAACTTTTTGATGGTCACATTGATGAAGAAGAATCATTGGATGCTATGTTAGAGGAGAGTTATGACAGCTCACGGCAAATGGATCGTAGATCATCAATACCCGAGAAACAGAGCGGTGCTCACTTTGGACCACGTGAAGGTCGTCAGTTATCCCAAATGTTGACGCACTCTCATCTACCAGGACTGTCTAGTTTGGACCAGATGCATTTACTTGCTCTCGCTGACACTGTGTCAACTTGTGACGTTGATTTCGCCGAACGGTTCGCTATCGATGCGGCAAAGACTGCGATAGCTAAAGAAAATCTCACTGGTATTCCAGACAGCGAAAGTGTTTCAACAAATTCCCTTGATGATTGTGGCCTAAGATTTCTTCTTGCAATGAAACACTACAATTATCTTATCCGTTGCCTTCCACTGTCACAACGCGCACAATTTCAAAAACAAGGAGTATCAACGAACAATCTAGTATGGGCATTTCACTCGGAAACAGAAGAAGAATTACTCGGATTAATTCCTTCGTACGCTAAAGGTCAACCCAAATGGTCAGTCCTCAAAGAACTTGGTGTCGGTTGGTGGATTCGTAGCAATGCTGTTCTTAAAACTTGCATTGAAAAAATAGCTAAAGCTGCATTTCAGCAAAATCAAGATCCACTTGACGCTGCAATTTATTACTTAgcaatgaaaaagaaaaatttagtatGGGGTTTATTTCGTAACAAACGTGATGAACGCATGACTTCTTTCTTTGCTAACAATTTTACAGAAGATCGTTGGCGAAAAGCGGCATTGAAAAATGCGTATGCGCTATTGGGTAGACAGAGATTTGATCACGCAGCTGCATTCTTTTTACTAGCTGGCTCTCTACGTGATGCAATTGAAGtttgtttgaataaattaaatgatattcAGCTCGCGATGGTAATATCGAGACTCTACGAAGACGATATAACTTCGACGGAATTCAAACGTCTGTTGTATGAAGAAATTTTAGGCTGTGAAGAGAAAAAAACAGTCACGGATTTAAATCGTGTGCATCCGGATCCATTTTTAAGAAGCATGGCGCTCTGGATGTTGAAAGATTACTCAGGATCATTGAATACTCTGTTGCTGACTAATGTAGGGACACTGCACTCGCAGTACAATGATGAGTCTGAAAAACCCGAGGGTGCTACTGCTAACCCAAATGTATTTAACTTCTATGTTTATCTTCGTACACATCCGCTATTAATTAGACAGTACATTGCGTCAACTGCACAAGACAAAAAGAAAGCGTCAGTAATGTTGTCGGGATTTAGCTATGGAACAGAATCGAATAAAAGTCAGCCAGACAAACAGCTTACTCTTGAAGACAGCATAACACCTTTGGAAAGACAATTATACTTTACAACAGCTCATGCTCATTTCAAAGCTGGATGTCCTGCGCTGGCACTTGAGGTCTTGTCGAAATTACCCAACAAAGTGATGGAAACCAATGGCGAGGACACTCCAAGTCTCTTGAACAGCCCGAACAAATCTCGAGCACAAAACTCGTTGATAGACACAGGCATGATGAGCTGGGATGCTCCGCAGCAAGTTGACAAACCAGCGGAATCAAGTTCTGGGATGGATTGGGGCAGCTCGGCAGTTGACTGGTCTCAGCCAATTATCAAAGAACCTGATGAACTTGAGCTCAAGTGGGACGATGATGAACCTGCTGAAGACGCTGAAAGTCCGCCTTTGAGTATGGATGTAGAGAAGAAGACTGAGGATTCGAAACAGCAGAATAAaagag caGACTCTCCAAAACCCGTAGGGCAACTGGATATAATGGCCCAGCAATTGAAATTCGTGgcatgtttaaaaattttaatggaagaACTTTCGACTCTTGCTACGGGATTCGAAGTCGATGGCGGTCAATTGCGgtatcaattatatatttggCTAGAACGAGAAGTTGATGCTCTCAGACAACTTTGTAATTACAGTGTAAATACTGATGGAGATGTGTCCAATATTAATGAat atgATGGTACTATGGGTGAAGATGTCGGACCTTACAAACCCGGTGAACAATTAACGTTGCACGAAATTTTAttgtctgaaaaatttgactttGAGGCTAAAGTTCAAAGAGCAGCAAGACGAAAAAAATGGTTAAAAGCTAATGAAACATTATTGAGAACGATGTTGTCTTATTGTTCATTACACGGTGCATCTGGAGGTGGACTAGCATCAGTAAGAATGGAATTAGTTTTACTACTTCAAGAACTACAGCAAGAAAAAACCCAGCAACAACTACTAAGTCCTTTACCTTTCCCAACAACTTTGCCGCTTCTGAGTGCAAGTGTCGCTTGTAATAAAACAGTTGTTGCAGATCCAGTAAGACATTTGCAGTCTCTCGCATACGATATGCTTCAAACACTCGTAGAATTACGTAGCCCACCAACTTTGAGTAACAACGGCTGttactatgaaatttttactttgcGTGATTTAACCGTAGCCTTGAGTTCTTGTATCTATCAATCGCTTTGTGATTCCGACACAACAAAAAATCAACAACCAGAAATATTTCCAGCAATTGCCGAAGTTGAATCGTTCTCCGGAGGTCATTTGGTTGcgtcaaataaaataacgcGTCGTTATTCATTAGACGAAACTGTAACAATAACAACTCCACCGTCCAAGTGGCCTGGAGTTACGAATCTTCGTGCTCTATTGGCCCGCGAGAAAGACGAAGACACACCAAAGCTAAATATACTTCTGTGCGAGTCCTTTGTCTCTACATACATGAGCCTCTTTGTCTATGCGTTAGCAAGCTGTGACAGTCATTTGCTATTCCGTCTTGTGGGTCATCACTTTGACAACAACACGTGGTCATGTTTATTTGGCGgtggtgttaaaaaattagtacgtATTGCAAGTACTAACCGTAATGACAGTGCGTCAATTGTTGTTGAACGCACTGACAGTATTTCCGGTGATATTCAAGCTGCTGCTGGTGGTGTTTGGAATACAATGACGTCATTGACTAAACAAcgtgttaaattaaatatgaaattattggGACAGTTCACTGGACAAACACCGAATATCAAAGAAGACAAACCGACATATCGCGAACAATTTGTATCACCGCAAATGAGTAtggtatcatattttttaatgaagcCAAGAATCGAAAGCGAATATGCTGATGAAATAGACTATGATTCGTCGGACTCGGCAGTATCAGATCTTGGGTCAtcggaagaagaagaagatgtGTTTGATACGAATGCTAAACCAAAGAGTAAACCAAAGGACAATACTGagcatttaaattcaaatggtTACAGCTGGTGTGTAATGAGATTGGCTATTGTTAAAATACTTAAGCAGCAGCTccaagattttttaaatgttgctGGTATTGAGTTACAAGAATTACCGGTGAGCAGTCCACTTATACACGCGGTATTGGGTGTTGTTGCACAGTGGGAAGAATCACTCAGAGAAGAACTAGATGCCAAGGGACCACCGCCGGCAAATTATATTCTTGGATGTACACCTGATCCTAATCCGTCACCTAGCAAACCCGCTATTCATAAATATCGCGCACTTTTAGAAAAAGAAAACACGCCTTTTAATACACGTCTTGCGAGTGCTGCTCCAGTTAACCGTTTGTGGTGTTATCTGGTAAGGCAAGAGTCTGTTCAAGATATTTTCATTCGTGCGGTATTTGGTAAGCATCGTTCATTGTCAGCGATGATGGAAAATGCGCAGTCTGCTGTTGATAGCGCGACACGTAATGGTAGTGAAGATAAAGGAAGTGATAGTGGTACGACAAGTCTTCCTGAGCCTGTTAGGATTATTCATAAAGAACAAGATAGTATCAGTGCCTTTTGCCTTAATcag gTTAATCCTGGATTAATGGCTTTAGCTACGCCACGAGAAGTACAAGAAATGGATATATCCTTATTATTAGAACTTCCATCGTGGCTTGAAGATGAATGtgaatttgatattattaatttaaataaatctgttGAACCAGAACCCGTTCAGCCAACTAGTTTCTTAGTCATACAA ACGGCTGCTGATAGACCATTGTTAGCACAAAATCCATTACCAAATACTCCACAACCACAATCAGGAATTGCTAGTCAGAGTGGACGTGGAGCAAGCGTg ATGAAGGGGATGCCCGCTTTTCCTGGCTCCCACGACCTGCGCTTCTGTCAGTTTGTCGCTGATAGGAGTAAACACTTATTGAAGCCG ATACTCAAGCACAAAATTGATGGAATAAGAAGAGTATCAGCACATCCATTATTACCTCTGT ACTTAACTGGATCTCAAGATGGATCTGTATCTTTATGGGAATGGGGCCATCAAACAGCAGTATCAACTCCCAGACCAGCTGGAACATTTGCTAAAGTAACACGTGTACATTTTTCACAACACGGTAATAAATTTGGAGTAGCCGATTCAGATGGACATCTCAGTTTATTCCAAGTCGCGTGTCGTGAAGGAACAGCGCGACCTTTCTTT aatTATCAATGCCACAGTAAAGTAACTGCTGACTTTGTATTCCTGGGAGCTTGCAGTCTTGTCGCAACAGCAGGGCACGGTTCTGAGGGGCGTAATGTCGCTCTCTGGGATACATTACTTCCACAAAATAAATCACTCGTCCAAg gttttaCGTGTCATGATCAGGGAGCGAGTTCAGTAATTCTTGCACCCCAgcatcaattattaataagtgGTGGTAAGAAAggtgatattaatatttttgatgtacGACAAAGACAACAGAGACATCGATTCCAAGCTCATGAATCAGCCATTAAGTGCCTGGCACTTGATCCACAGGAAGAATTTTTTGTTAGTGGAGCTGGTGATGGAGatataaaa gtATGGGCTCTCACTGTACATTCTTTATTGTATTCCTTTCCCGGTGAACATCCTCGATCaagtttctttaaaaatattggccag ggTGTGACACAATTGCATGTAGATTCAGCTGGTCGTTTATTCTCGTGTGGGGCAGACGGTTCAATGAAAGTTCGTCAGTTACCTGAACGGGATTGCGTAGTACATACATTTTATTAG